A stretch of [Clostridium] scindens DNA encodes these proteins:
- a CDS encoding chemotaxis protein CheW, whose translation MPLCFLARDEEKKERYTVIVEADGRQLGLVTDQVLGFREIEASGAVRLDRPIINSRNGYLKAAALTKNEMEENVLAYIIDIGKLRTAGEKGEHGAYSHKNR comes from the coding sequence ATGCCCTTATGCTTTCTGGCGAGGGATGAGGAGAAAAAGGAACGGTATACCGTCATTGTGGAAGCCGATGGGAGGCAGCTGGGGCTTGTGACGGATCAGGTTCTTGGCTTCAGGGAGATAGAGGCTTCCGGGGCTGTCAGGCTTGACAGGCCTATTATAAACAGTAGAAACGGATATCTGAAGGCCGCGGCATTGACAAAAAACGAAATGGAAGAGAATGTGCTGGCCTATATTATAGATATTGGGAAACTAAGAACAGCAGGGGAAAAGGGAGAGCATGGAGCATATAGTCATAAAAACAGATGA
- a CDS encoding DMT family transporter, with product MKQAYIIRSVIYILLQSIVYGFGNPLTKTAYESITPFWCLFFRFFLAFLIFMLFFGKSIIKQLKSAKILDILPASLCMAFAYICCNIALSLTSATNVGFLMSLPVIFAPILSTIILKERYALSHLPLQILVIAGLILLCMQGGSLSFNKGDLFALMTAFFIAGSLVFGKKSLGTHLDPITISATQAGCTALFSLIFALVFDDVSVIAHIKLPAWGVVVYLAIFCTFIAYLLQNFALSWSPPSLVSMVQCSQPVLTAIISFLLLGERLGTLGLIGAFIILACTLAESIKSRNESRD from the coding sequence ATGAAACAGGCTTATATTATCCGTTCTGTTATCTACATACTGCTTCAAAGCATCGTCTATGGCTTTGGCAACCCGCTGACTAAGACTGCCTACGAAAGCATTACTCCATTCTGGTGCCTGTTCTTCCGTTTTTTCCTTGCCTTCCTTATCTTCATGCTTTTCTTCGGAAAATCAATTATTAAACAGTTAAAGTCCGCAAAAATCCTGGATATCCTGCCCGCCAGCCTTTGCATGGCATTTGCCTATATCTGCTGCAACATAGCCCTGTCGCTTACCTCCGCGACAAACGTAGGCTTTCTCATGTCTCTCCCCGTCATCTTTGCGCCTATTCTTTCTACCATTATACTCAAGGAAAGATATGCCTTAAGCCACCTGCCGCTTCAGATCCTGGTGATTGCAGGATTGATTCTTTTATGCATGCAGGGCGGAAGCCTCTCATTCAACAAAGGCGATCTTTTCGCTTTGATGACTGCTTTCTTTATCGCAGGCTCGCTGGTATTTGGCAAGAAATCCCTGGGCACCCATCTGGATCCTATCACGATCTCAGCGACTCAGGCCGGCTGCACCGCCTTATTCAGCCTTATCTTTGCGCTGGTATTTGATGATGTCAGCGTAATCGCGCATATTAAGTTGCCTGCCTGGGGCGTAGTCGTCTATCTTGCTATATTCTGCACATTTATTGCATACTTGCTTCAGAATTTTGCTTTGTCATGGTCTCCTCCATCCCTGGTTTCCATGGTACAATGCAGCCAGCCGGTGCTTACTGCCATCATTTCCTTTCTTCTTCTTGGCGAAAGGCTTGGTACGCTTGGCTTGATCGGCGCATTCATCATCCTCGCGTGCACGCTGGCTGAAAGCATTAAGAGCCGGAATGAGAGCAGGGATTAG
- a CDS encoding ATP-dependent nuclease — protein sequence MRIIDLRIKNFKSIRDMHIGGIENALILVGKNNTGKTAVLDAIRAASGDYVVREEDFQEDFPNIEICISLKIEEEDLKRLHRRGIVSPYRRYEAWHRDFCEKIPSYQDGILAFEFVVNRDGKTRYGDGCQKNNPYIPQIFPKVYYMDTQRNLDQFQDDLLMMQEDELLKQMRSGCCMFDRAKECNHCFSCIGLIHQKTTEELNAFEAAKLLDYKLYQLNLDAFSQSVNENFRKNGGRDRILYSMNRDIEKMLSVTAEIYNEKQNRRRPVNCMGKGMRSIYMLSLLETYEEQEEQAGDVIMAEDPEIFLHPKLQKVSGEILYRLSRSSQVIFSTHSPNLLANFNSRQIRQVVIGEDGYSQVCEKTDISAVLDDLGYSANDLMNVNFVFIVEGKQDKSRLPLLIKKYYSETYDDEGNLSRIAIITTNSCTNIKTYANLKYMNQIYLKDNFLMIRDGDGKDSDMLKNQLCRYYEERNSEDIDRLPRVTKRNVLVLKYYSFENYFLNPLVMEKLGIIKSEEAFYEILFEKWNEYLHKIKSGKRLLEILGKDLLTIQDMKSHMEEIKIYMRGHNLYDIFYGRYKGNEEEILKKYIDLAPKEDFKDILDSIEQFIYFESRKR from the coding sequence ATGCGAATTATAGATCTACGGATAAAGAATTTTAAATCTATAAGAGATATGCATATAGGAGGGATTGAGAATGCTCTGATACTGGTGGGGAAGAATAACACCGGCAAGACGGCCGTTCTGGATGCAATCCGAGCGGCGAGCGGCGACTATGTGGTGAGAGAGGAAGATTTTCAGGAGGATTTTCCCAATATAGAAATCTGCATATCCCTGAAGATCGAAGAAGAGGATCTTAAGAGGCTTCACAGAAGAGGAATTGTGAGCCCTTACCGCAGATATGAGGCCTGGCACAGAGACTTCTGCGAGAAGATTCCTTCCTATCAGGATGGAATTCTGGCCTTTGAATTCGTCGTAAACAGAGATGGGAAGACAAGATATGGCGATGGCTGCCAGAAGAATAATCCTTACATCCCTCAGATATTTCCCAAAGTTTATTATATGGATACCCAGAGGAACCTTGACCAGTTCCAGGATGACCTGCTTATGATGCAGGAAGATGAACTCCTCAAGCAGATGCGTTCCGGCTGCTGCATGTTTGACCGGGCCAAAGAATGCAACCATTGCTTTTCCTGCATAGGATTGATTCATCAGAAGACGACAGAGGAACTGAATGCATTTGAAGCCGCCAAACTGCTGGATTATAAGCTGTACCAGCTGAACCTGGATGCATTTTCCCAGAGTGTCAATGAGAACTTCCGCAAAAATGGGGGAAGAGACAGGATTCTATATTCTATGAACCGGGATATAGAAAAGATGCTTTCCGTTACGGCGGAGATATACAATGAGAAGCAGAACAGGCGAAGGCCGGTAAACTGTATGGGCAAGGGAATGCGAAGCATCTATATGCTGTCTCTTCTGGAGACCTATGAGGAACAGGAAGAGCAGGCAGGGGATGTGATCATGGCAGAAGATCCGGAGATATTCCTGCATCCCAAACTTCAGAAAGTCTCAGGCGAGATACTATACCGTCTCTCCAGGAGCAGCCAGGTAATATTTTCCACACATTCCCCTAATCTTCTGGCTAATTTTAATAGCCGTCAGATCCGCCAGGTCGTAATTGGCGAGGATGGATATTCCCAGGTCTGTGAAAAGACGGATATCAGCGCGGTCCTGGATGATCTGGGATATTCCGCCAATGATCTGATGAATGTAAACTTTGTGTTTATCGTGGAAGGAAAGCAGGATAAGAGCCGCCTTCCTCTGCTGATTAAGAAATATTATTCCGAGACGTATGATGACGAGGGGAACCTGTCGAGGATTGCCATCATTACCACGAATAGCTGCACGAATATTAAGACGTACGCCAACTTAAAGTATATGAACCAGATCTACCTGAAGGATAATTTTCTGATGATACGGGACGGGGATGGCAAGGACAGCGATATGCTGAAGAATCAGCTATGCAGATATTATGAGGAGAGAAATTCGGAAGATATCGACCGTCTGCCCCGGGTAACGAAGAGAAATGTGCTGGTGCTAAAATATTATTCCTTTGAGAACTATTTCCTGAACCCTCTGGTAATGGAGAAACTCGGGATCATAAAGTCGGAAGAAGCCTTTTATGAGATTCTCTTTGAAAAATGGAACGAATATTTGCATAAAATAAAAAGCGGAAAAAGACTTTTGGAGATTCTTGGAAAGGATCTGCTGACGATACAGGATATGAAAAGCCATATGGAAGAAATCAAGATCTATATGCGCGGGCATAACCTCTATGATATTTTCTATGGAAGATATAAAGGAAATGAAGAAGAGATCCTGAAAAAGTATATTGATCTGGCGCCAAAAGAAGATTTCAAGGATATTCTGGACTCCATCGAACAGTTTATATATTTTGAAAGCAGGAAGCGCTAA